Proteins from one Nomia melanderi isolate GNS246 chromosome 3, iyNomMela1, whole genome shotgun sequence genomic window:
- the LOC116430664 gene encoding uncharacterized protein LOC116430664, protein MKTAAIFLCALCFVSCTLVRADESEMLNSCFKKEGVTFADISELLGGQSEEAIKKRGCIEACYLQKLGLMTENVINIDKMDAMVDKLLDNYEHKEEVRKGLHECGDKAVPNDDPCVVAQRFSACEYEHIQLVLQSIIGHLAK, encoded by the exons ATGAAAACTGCCGCCATCTTCCTGTGCGCCTTGTGCTTCGTGTCTTGCACG TTGGTTCGCGCCGATGAGTCTGAAATGTTGAATTCATGCTTCAAGAAGGAAGGTGTTACCTTCG CTGACATTAGTGAATTGTTGGGTGGCCAATCCGAGGAGGCAATCAAGAAGCGCGGTTGCATTGAAGCTTGCTACTTGCAGAAACTTGGCCTG ATGACCGAAAACGTTATCAATATCGACAAAATGGACGCTATGGTAGACAAATTGCTGGACAACTACGAACACAAGGAGGAAGTGCGTAAAGGTCTGCACGAATGTGGCGACAAGG CTGTTCCCAACGACGATCCGTGCGTGGTAGCCCAACGTTTCTCTGCCTGCGAATACGAGCATATTCAACTTGTTCTTCAGAGCATAATCGGTCACCTTGCCAAATAA